A section of the Amycolatopsis sp. AA4 genome encodes:
- a CDS encoding response regulator transcription factor — translation MCANIVLAEDDPKQAELVRRYLEHEQHTVTVAPTGEAALAEIRAAEPDLLILDVMLPGMNGLTVCRTIRASSDLPILMLTARSTEDDLLQGLDLGADDYVTKPYSPRELMARVRTLLRRTNAAKDGPLTVGALTVDKEKHEVAVGGNRIETTPGEFRILEVMASRPDQVFTRAQLLEHLHGFDRYITQRAIDVHVMNLRKKIETNPRKPAKLLTVYGVGYKLTAKSDAP, via the coding sequence ATGTGCGCCAATATCGTCCTGGCCGAAGACGATCCCAAACAAGCGGAACTGGTCCGCCGCTACCTGGAACACGAGCAGCACACCGTGACCGTGGCGCCCACCGGCGAGGCCGCGCTGGCGGAAATCCGCGCGGCGGAACCCGATCTCCTCATCCTGGACGTCATGCTCCCGGGCATGAACGGCCTGACCGTCTGCCGGACCATCCGGGCCTCCTCCGACCTGCCGATCCTCATGCTCACGGCCCGTTCGACCGAGGACGACCTGCTCCAGGGCCTCGACCTGGGCGCGGACGACTACGTCACCAAGCCCTACAGCCCGCGCGAACTGATGGCGCGGGTCCGCACCCTGCTGCGGCGAACGAACGCGGCCAAGGACGGTCCGCTCACGGTCGGTGCCCTGACCGTCGACAAGGAAAAGCACGAGGTCGCGGTCGGCGGGAACCGGATAGAAACGACCCCGGGGGAATTCCGGATCCTGGAGGTCATGGCCTCCCGTCCGGACCAGGTTTTCACGAGGGCGCAACTCCTGGAACACCTGCACGGCTTCGACCGCTACATCACTCAGCGCGCCATTGACGTGCACGTGATGAATCTGCGGAAGAAAATCGAAACCAATCCCCGGAAACCGGCGAAACTGCTGACGGTTTACGGCGTGGGCTACAAACTGACCGCGAAGTCCGATGCCCCGTAA
- the rdgB gene encoding RdgB/HAM1 family non-canonical purine NTP pyrophosphatase encodes MTKLLLATRNAKKLGELRRILEAEGIQGVEVLGLNDVEEFPEAPETAPDFEGNAAAKARDAVAATGLPAIADDSGLAVDALNGMPGVLSARWSGTHGDDEANLNLVLAQLTDTPDERRGAAFVCAAVLALPSGETTTVRAEWRGTLTREKRGANGFGYDPIFVPENETKTSAELSPAEKDAASHRGKALRALLPALRKLAEA; translated from the coding sequence GTGACCAAGCTGCTGCTGGCCACGCGGAACGCGAAGAAACTGGGCGAACTGCGCCGGATCCTGGAGGCGGAAGGCATCCAGGGCGTCGAGGTGCTCGGCCTGAACGACGTCGAGGAGTTCCCGGAGGCCCCGGAAACCGCCCCCGACTTCGAGGGCAACGCTGCGGCCAAAGCCCGCGACGCGGTCGCCGCCACCGGATTGCCCGCCATCGCGGACGACTCGGGCCTGGCCGTCGACGCGCTCAACGGCATGCCCGGCGTCCTGTCGGCCCGCTGGTCGGGCACGCACGGCGACGACGAAGCGAACCTGAACCTGGTGCTGGCGCAGCTGACGGACACTCCGGACGAGCGCCGGGGCGCGGCCTTCGTGTGCGCCGCCGTGCTGGCTCTCCCGTCCGGCGAAACCACCACGGTGCGGGCCGAATGGCGCGGCACTCTGACGCGGGAAAAGCGCGGCGCCAACGGTTTCGGCTACGACCCGATCTTCGTGCCGGAAAACGAAACGAAAACCAGCGCGGAACTGAGCCCGGCGGAAAAAGACGCCGCCTCGCACCGCGGCAAGGCCTTGCGCGCACTTCTGCCGGCTTTGCGAAAACTGGCCGAAGCCTGA
- the rph gene encoding ribonuclease PH — protein MARKDGRNDDQLREVKLTRGFQKWPAGSVLVEFGNTRVLCAASVTEGVPRWRAGSGLGWVTAEYAMLPSATNTRSDREAVKGRIGGRTHEISRLIGRSLRACIDLAALGENTIVIDCDVIQADGGTRTAAVTGGYVALADAITWLGAANRLNDPQPLSSSVAAVSVGVVDGRVRLDLPYEEDSRAEVDMNVVATDAGTLIEVQGTGEGATFARSTLDTMLDLALAGCEELTRLQKEALALPYPGELPEPRPDKKKGQK, from the coding sequence GTGGCTAGAAAAGATGGCAGGAACGACGACCAGCTCCGCGAAGTGAAGCTCACCCGCGGGTTCCAGAAGTGGCCTGCCGGGTCGGTGCTCGTCGAGTTCGGCAACACCAGGGTGCTGTGCGCGGCGAGCGTGACCGAGGGCGTGCCGCGCTGGCGGGCCGGGTCCGGTCTCGGCTGGGTGACCGCGGAGTACGCGATGCTCCCGTCCGCGACCAACACCCGCAGCGACCGCGAAGCGGTCAAGGGCCGGATCGGCGGCCGGACGCACGAGATCTCCCGGCTGATCGGCCGCTCGCTGCGCGCGTGCATCGACCTGGCCGCGCTCGGCGAGAACACCATCGTCATCGACTGCGACGTGATCCAGGCGGACGGCGGCACCCGCACCGCCGCGGTCACCGGCGGGTACGTGGCGCTGGCGGACGCGATCACCTGGCTGGGCGCGGCGAACCGGCTCAACGACCCGCAGCCGCTGTCGTCCTCGGTGGCCGCGGTGAGCGTCGGCGTCGTGGACGGCCGGGTGCGCCTCGACCTGCCGTACGAGGAGGACTCGCGCGCCGAGGTCGACATGAACGTGGTCGCCACCGACGCGGGGACCCTCATCGAGGTGCAGGGCACCGGCGAGGGAGCCACCTTCGCGCGGTCCACTTTGGACACCATGCTGGACCTGGCGCTGGCCGGCTGCGAGGAACTGACGCGGCTGCAGAAGGAAGCGCTGGCGCTGCCGTACCCGGGCGAGCTGCCGGAACCGCGTCCGGACAAGAAGAAGGGCCAGAAGTGA
- a CDS encoding MBL fold metallo-hydrolase produces the protein MRLTILGCSGSIPGPNAAASGYLLEAEGYRLGLELGTGTFAQLQTVLDPFDLDALVLSHLHADHCADVNSLTVLRRYHPAPPYPARPRRLPLYAPAEAPSRLAHAYAADAAERAGADLSDVYEFHELREETVQIGPFDVTAVAVYHPTPAFGLRIAYGGTILAYTGDTGLCRGLGELADGVDVLLSEASWTDAADRPEGVHLSGKEAGELAKEAGVGRLLLTHIAPWTDRNAVLAEARAVFPDAELVTQGAIYDL, from the coding sequence GTGCGACTGACGATCCTCGGGTGTTCGGGCAGCATCCCCGGGCCGAACGCCGCCGCGTCCGGGTACCTGCTGGAGGCGGAGGGCTACCGGCTCGGGCTCGAGCTGGGCACCGGCACGTTCGCCCAATTGCAGACTGTGCTGGACCCGTTCGACCTCGACGCGCTGGTTCTTTCGCACCTGCACGCCGATCACTGCGCCGACGTCAACTCCCTGACCGTGCTTCGCCGCTACCACCCCGCGCCGCCGTATCCCGCGCGCCCGCGACGGTTGCCGCTGTACGCACCCGCCGAAGCGCCTTCGCGCCTCGCGCACGCGTACGCCGCCGACGCGGCTGAGCGCGCTGGCGCGGATCTGTCGGACGTGTACGAGTTCCACGAGCTGCGCGAGGAGACGGTCCAGATCGGCCCGTTCGACGTGACCGCTGTCGCCGTATACCACCCGACGCCAGCTTTCGGCCTGCGCATCGCGTACGGCGGCACCATCCTCGCGTACACCGGCGACACCGGACTGTGTCGCGGCCTCGGCGAACTGGCCGACGGCGTTGATGTGCTGCTTTCCGAAGCGTCCTGGACCGATGCTGCCGACCGTCCGGAAGGGGTGCACCTCTCCGGGAAAGAAGCAGGTGAACTGGCCAAGGAGGCCGGGGTCGGCCGTCTGCTGCTGACCCACATCGCCCCGTGGACCGACCGGAACGCGGTCCTGGCCGAGGCCAGGGCGGTCTTCCCGGACGCCGAGCTGGTGACCCAGGGCGCGATCTACGACCTCTGA
- the murI gene encoding glutamate racemase gives MSSPDAPIGVFDSGVGGLTVARSILELLPAEQLRYVGDTARNPYGPLPIATAREYALAALDDMVESGVKALVIACNTASAACLRDARERYDVPVIEVVLPAARRAAVATHTGRVGLIGTEGTVRSRAYDDAFAAAPDVRLTSVACPRFVDFVERGITTGRQILGLAQGYLQPLLEAEVDTLILGCTHYPLLSGVLQIVMGQDVTLVSSADETAKDLYRVLTELDLLAERDEPPKHEFLATGSPEPFARLAQRFMGFAPGALAPVSA, from the coding sequence GTGAGTTCTCCAGACGCGCCCATCGGTGTTTTCGATTCCGGCGTCGGCGGGCTCACCGTCGCCCGCTCGATTCTCGAACTGCTGCCTGCGGAACAGCTGCGCTACGTCGGCGACACGGCGCGCAACCCGTACGGCCCGCTGCCCATCGCCACCGCTCGCGAGTACGCGCTGGCCGCTCTCGACGACATGGTCGAGAGCGGGGTGAAGGCGTTGGTGATCGCGTGCAACACCGCGTCCGCAGCTTGCCTTCGCGACGCGCGCGAGCGTTACGACGTACCAGTCATCGAAGTGGTCCTTCCGGCCGCGCGGCGGGCCGCAGTCGCGACGCACACCGGGCGCGTCGGTCTGATCGGCACCGAGGGCACTGTGCGTTCGAGGGCGTACGACGACGCCTTCGCCGCCGCGCCCGACGTACGCCTCACTAGCGTCGCGTGCCCGCGCTTCGTGGACTTCGTGGAGCGCGGCATCACGACCGGCCGACAGATCCTCGGTCTGGCACAGGGTTATCTGCAACCGCTGCTCGAAGCCGAAGTCGACACGCTCATCCTCGGCTGCACGCACTATCCGCTGCTGTCCGGCGTGCTGCAGATCGTGATGGGGCAGGACGTCACGCTCGTCTCCAGCGCCGACGAAACCGCCAAGGACCTCTACCGCGTGCTGACCGAACTCGACCTGCTCGCCGAGCGCGACGAGCCGCCGAAGCACGAGTTCCTCGCCACCGGTTCGCCGGAACCGTTCGCCCGCTTGGCGCAGCGGTTCATGGGCTTCGCGCCGGGTGCGCTGGCTCCGGTCAGCGCGTGA
- a CDS encoding rhomboid family intramembrane serine protease, whose amino-acid sequence MSTLPPLPPTSPPPAAGGKPVDAAKRILPPNPKAAAFVSLGFVAVLYLVELLDVLLPGDFTHGGILSREASSLDGILWAPLLHAGWSHLFSNTVPVLVFSFLAMAAGIVRFAVVTAIIWLVSGLGVWLVGPSNAYTVGASGLAFGWLAYLLVRGLFHRSLAQIAVALVLLGIWSGMLWGLLPGNPGISWQGHLFGALAGILAAWLTSRGERVKSPKIEPTAPGNLGL is encoded by the coding sequence GTGAGCACACTGCCTCCCCTCCCGCCGACGTCGCCGCCGCCCGCTGCCGGCGGCAAGCCGGTCGACGCCGCGAAGCGCATCCTGCCGCCCAATCCCAAGGCCGCGGCGTTCGTCTCGCTGGGCTTCGTGGCGGTGCTCTACCTGGTGGAACTGCTCGACGTGCTCCTGCCGGGCGACTTCACCCACGGCGGGATCCTGTCGCGGGAGGCGTCCAGCCTCGACGGCATCCTCTGGGCGCCGCTTCTGCACGCGGGCTGGTCGCACCTGTTCTCCAACACGGTGCCGGTGCTGGTTTTCTCGTTCCTCGCGATGGCGGCGGGCATCGTCCGGTTCGCCGTCGTCACCGCGATCATCTGGCTGGTGTCCGGGCTCGGCGTGTGGCTGGTCGGACCGTCGAACGCCTACACCGTCGGCGCGTCCGGGCTGGCCTTCGGCTGGCTCGCGTACCTGCTGGTGCGCGGCCTGTTCCACCGGTCGCTCGCGCAGATCGCGGTCGCGCTCGTGCTGCTCGGCATCTGGAGCGGGATGCTGTGGGGCCTGCTGCCCGGCAACCCCGGCATCTCCTGGCAGGGCCACCTCTTCGGCGCGCTGGCCGGCATCCTCGCCGCGTGGCTGACCTCACGCGGCGAACGCGTCAAATCCCCGAAGATCGAGCCGACGGCCCCGGGTAACCTCGGGTTGTGA
- a CDS encoding MFS transporter, whose translation MYKNYWGTVAALAFAVAVGTLQMTVVVPLLPQLQLKLGVPLSSVSWALTAGLLAGAVAIPLVSQLGDLYGRRTMSLVVLALLVGGSVLAAVAGSLPLLIVGRILQGTAAPLLPLAIGQVRTVLPPRSLPTAIGVLSATIGAGSGGGMILAGLAGGEHRLVFWVLAALGVVAFALVAAVREDRTAAVRTGSPDLLGAVLVSGWLICLLLAISKGAEWGWATVGLLVAAVVLAAVWVATARRTKTPLIEIPMLLHRKTVGATVASFLLGFALFSTIMTLSAYAQGVLGASVLQVGLYLLPTTILMLVVSVLAGALMRRFSAPALVAGGSVVVLAAALWLTSLPGDGLGLYAVAAVLGLGIGLGYAALGTMAVEHVEPAKTAAAGGINALVRVVGSSLAGAVGAVVLSAGGPGWSFAVAAVAALLSAVFAAAYGNLLRKPALV comes from the coding sequence ATGTACAAAAACTACTGGGGGACGGTCGCCGCGCTGGCGTTCGCGGTGGCGGTCGGGACCTTGCAGATGACCGTGGTGGTGCCGTTGCTGCCGCAGCTGCAGCTCAAGCTCGGGGTGCCGCTCAGTTCGGTGTCGTGGGCGCTGACCGCGGGGCTGCTGGCCGGCGCGGTCGCGATTCCGCTGGTCTCGCAGCTCGGCGACCTCTACGGCAGGCGCACGATGTCGCTGGTCGTGCTCGCGTTGCTCGTCGGGGGATCGGTGCTGGCGGCGGTGGCGGGCTCGCTGCCGTTGCTGATCGTCGGCCGGATCCTGCAGGGGACGGCCGCGCCGTTGCTGCCGCTCGCGATCGGCCAGGTCCGGACCGTGCTGCCGCCGCGGTCGCTGCCGACCGCGATCGGCGTGTTGAGCGCGACGATCGGCGCGGGCAGCGGCGGCGGGATGATTCTCGCCGGGCTCGCCGGGGGTGAGCACCGGCTGGTGTTCTGGGTGCTGGCGGCGCTCGGCGTGGTGGCGTTCGCCCTGGTCGCCGCGGTGCGGGAGGACCGGACGGCCGCGGTCCGGACCGGTTCGCCGGATCTGCTGGGCGCGGTGCTGGTGTCGGGATGGCTGATCTGCCTGCTCCTGGCGATCAGCAAGGGTGCCGAATGGGGCTGGGCGACCGTCGGGCTGCTGGTCGCGGCCGTCGTGCTGGCGGCGGTGTGGGTGGCGACGGCGCGGCGCACGAAGACGCCGTTGATCGAGATTCCCATGCTGCTGCACCGGAAAACGGTCGGCGCGACGGTGGCGTCGTTCCTGCTCGGCTTCGCGTTGTTCTCCACGATCATGACGCTTTCCGCCTACGCGCAGGGCGTGCTCGGGGCGTCGGTGTTGCAGGTGGGGCTTTATCTCCTGCCGACGACGATCCTGATGCTGGTGGTTTCCGTGCTGGCCGGTGCGTTGATGCGCCGGTTCAGCGCGCCCGCGCTGGTCGCCGGCGGTTCGGTGGTGGTGCTGGCGGCCGCGTTGTGGCTGACGTCGCTGCCGGGCGACGGGCTCGGTCTCTACGCGGTCGCGGCGGTGCTGGGGCTGGGGATCGGGCTCGGGTACGCCGCGCTGGGGACGATGGCGGTCGAGCACGTCGAGCCCGCGAAGACGGCCGCCGCCGGCGGGATCAACGCGCTGGTCCGGGTGGTGGGCAGCAGCCTCGCCGGAGCGGTCGGCGCGGTGGTGCTGTCGGCGGGCGGGCCGGGATGGAGCTTCGCGGTGGCGGCCGTGGCCGCGCTGCTTTCCGCCGTGTTCGCCGCCGCCTACGGCAACTTGCTCCGCAAGCCCGCACTGGTCTGA
- a CDS encoding TetR/AcrR family transcriptional regulator, producing MPARTGRPPKISKADIVAAAHRVIGSEGVDALTMRRLAREVGSTAMALYHHVRDKEGLLLLLLDDYAHREMPRPENLPEAPAERIVAVAKAMRDGLANCPWIVEVLRSDDLLSVGGLWYPEKIVAAAGKAGLPPEAAVEVYRAVWHYTLGEISSRAAAARRRDQGGDTYRQRVFAELDATEFPALAQIGPRWETLTAQDSYERGVRALVVGLLP from the coding sequence ATGCCAGCGCGCACCGGCCGACCGCCGAAGATCTCCAAGGCCGACATCGTGGCCGCCGCCCACCGGGTCATCGGCTCCGAAGGCGTCGACGCGTTGACCATGCGCCGCCTGGCCCGCGAGGTCGGCAGCACGGCGATGGCGCTGTACCACCACGTGCGCGACAAAGAGGGTCTGCTTCTGCTGCTGCTGGACGACTACGCGCACCGCGAAATGCCTCGGCCGGAGAACCTCCCCGAGGCACCCGCCGAACGGATCGTGGCGGTCGCGAAGGCGATGCGGGACGGGCTGGCGAACTGCCCGTGGATCGTCGAGGTACTGCGCTCCGACGACCTGCTGTCCGTCGGAGGACTGTGGTACCCGGAGAAAATCGTTGCCGCGGCGGGAAAAGCCGGGCTGCCGCCCGAAGCGGCGGTGGAGGTGTACCGAGCGGTGTGGCACTACACGCTCGGCGAAATCAGCTCACGCGCGGCGGCGGCGCGCCGACGCGATCAGGGCGGCGATACCTACCGGCAGCGAGTCTTCGCGGAGCTGGACGCGACGGAATTCCCCGCGCTCGCCCAGATCGGGCCGCGCTGGGAAACCCTTACCGCACAAGACAGTTACGAACGA